In a genomic window of Gloeocapsopsis dulcis:
- the gorA gene encoding glutathione-disulfide reductase, producing the protein MSYNFDLFIIGAGPGGIAAAKQAANYGKRVAIAEQEAIGGTCVNRGCVPKKLIVYAADIALQDKIAPSYGWSECQRHFNWSKFIAKVYQHVESIQKSYLETLQKNGVELIRQRATFIDPHTVEIGNRKITADKILIAVGGHPNKPDIPGIEHAITSREMFQLQQLPQKLAIVGGGYIGIEFASMMNAFGVEVTLMDTNELILDGFDNDIRSSVQKGLIQRGIQFLSKTTVKEIKQSTQGLQLTLSGDTEETITADTILVATGRVPNTKHLGLENAGVELGEKGAIQVDDYNRTTQDNIFAVGDCISRVPLTPVARTEGEAVAKTAFGDNPQQINYDYVTSAVFARPEAATVGMTEEEAREKYNAVQCYQTEFEPLLYSIVEQKEPTTMKLVVDSPTDRVLGAHMVGERAADIIQSLAVAIRKGITKEDFDATIGIHPTTGEEFLTLD; encoded by the coding sequence ATGTCATATAACTTTGATCTATTTATCATTGGGGCTGGTCCTGGAGGAATAGCCGCTGCTAAGCAAGCAGCAAACTATGGTAAGCGTGTTGCCATTGCTGAACAAGAAGCAATTGGTGGAACCTGTGTCAATCGCGGTTGTGTTCCTAAAAAACTGATTGTCTATGCAGCTGATATCGCACTGCAAGACAAAATAGCACCCAGCTACGGCTGGAGTGAGTGCCAAAGACACTTTAACTGGTCAAAATTTATAGCAAAAGTTTACCAACACGTTGAGAGTATTCAAAAATCGTATCTGGAAACTTTACAGAAAAATGGTGTGGAACTGATTCGCCAACGCGCAACGTTTATCGATCCGCATACAGTCGAAATTGGTAATCGCAAAATCACTGCTGATAAAATCTTAATCGCTGTCGGCGGACACCCCAACAAACCTGATATCCCTGGAATCGAACACGCCATCACTTCCCGTGAGATGTTTCAGTTACAGCAATTACCACAAAAGTTAGCAATTGTTGGTGGCGGTTACATTGGCATTGAATTCGCCAGTATGATGAATGCTTTTGGTGTTGAAGTCACTTTAATGGATACCAATGAGTTGATTCTCGATGGCTTTGACAATGATATTCGTTCCTCGGTACAAAAAGGTTTAATCCAACGCGGAATTCAGTTTCTTAGCAAAACTACTGTTAAGGAAATTAAGCAAAGCACTCAAGGATTGCAACTCACATTATCAGGTGATACTGAAGAAACAATTACCGCAGACACAATCTTAGTTGCGACGGGACGCGTTCCTAATACTAAGCATCTTGGTTTAGAAAATGCAGGTGTGGAACTTGGGGAAAAAGGCGCAATTCAAGTTGATGACTATAACCGCACAACTCAAGACAACATTTTTGCCGTAGGTGACTGCATCAGCCGCGTACCCTTAACCCCAGTAGCGCGAACCGAAGGTGAAGCTGTTGCTAAAACTGCGTTTGGCGACAACCCCCAACAAATAAATTACGATTATGTAACTTCCGCAGTATTTGCCCGTCCTGAAGCTGCAACCGTAGGAATGACCGAAGAGGAAGCACGAGAAAAATACAATGCGGTGCAATGCTACCAAACTGAATTTGAACCATTACTTTACAGCATAGTAGAACAAAAAGAGCCAACGACAATGAAATTAGTCGTCGATAGTCCTACTGATCGGGTACTAGGGGCGCACATGGTGGGCGAACGCGCCGCAGATATTATTCAGAGTCTTGCTGTTGCAATCCGTAAAGGTATCACTAAAGAAGATTTTGATGCCACAATTGGTATCCATCCCACCACTGGAGAAGAGTTTCTCACGTTAGATTAA
- the pstB gene encoding phosphate ABC transporter ATP-binding protein PstB: protein MPTHRKQQEEAQNQHRVADEGEAVLRTENVKVTYGDTLALRDVSMDVPQHQITALIGPSGCGKSTLLRCFNRLNDLIDGCKVEGKVFYRDKNFYSSKIDPVSVRRRIGMVFQKPNPFPKSIYNNIAYGAKVNGFKGDMDELVERSLQRAALWGEVKDKLKENGLSLSGGQQQRLCIARAIALKPQVVLMDEPCSSLDPVSTERVEDLIHELKEDYTIIIVTHNMHQATRVSDFTAFFNAEESDDGSRFGYLVEYDRTERVFEDPQEEATQKYVSGKFG, encoded by the coding sequence ATGCCTACTCACCGCAAACAGCAAGAAGAAGCACAAAACCAACACCGCGTTGCAGACGAAGGTGAAGCCGTTTTACGTACAGAAAATGTCAAGGTAACTTACGGTGATACTTTAGCTTTGCGTGATGTTTCGATGGATGTACCACAACACCAGATTACTGCCTTAATTGGTCCATCTGGTTGCGGAAAAAGTACCTTACTGCGGTGCTTCAATCGTCTCAACGATTTAATCGATGGGTGTAAAGTCGAGGGCAAAGTGTTTTACCGCGATAAAAACTTCTACTCTTCCAAAATTGACCCTGTATCGGTGCGGCGGCGAATTGGTATGGTATTTCAAAAGCCAAACCCATTTCCTAAATCGATTTATAACAATATTGCTTATGGAGCTAAAGTCAATGGCTTTAAAGGCGATATGGATGAACTCGTTGAGCGATCGCTACAACGGGCGGCTTTGTGGGGTGAAGTCAAAGATAAACTCAAGGAAAATGGTCTATCGCTTTCAGGTGGTCAACAACAACGTTTATGCATTGCGCGGGCGATCGCACTAAAACCACAAGTTGTCTTAATGGACGAACCTTGTTCCTCGCTCGATCCTGTATCTACTGAGCGAGTTGAAGATTTAATCCACGAACTCAAGGAAGATTACACAATTATTATTGTCACTCACAATATGCATCAAGCTACACGCGTGTCAGATTTCACTGCCTTTTTTAATGCAGAGGAGTCAGACGACGGTAGCCGATTTGGTTACTTGGTGGAATACGATAGAACCGAACGCGTTTTTGAAGATCCTCAAGAGGAAGCAACTCAAAAGTATGTCAGCGGCAAATTTGGCTAA